The proteins below are encoded in one region of Paenisporosarcina cavernae:
- a CDS encoding zinc metallopeptidase has translation MSFILYFAILLILPLYAQFKVKSTYKKYAKVRSTSGMTGAQVARTILDANGLQDVKVVEIRGFLSDHYNPMTKIVALSSGNYHEASVAGTAIAAHEVGHAIQHKESYSFLKFRHALVPVANISSNASWIFVMIGIFANLSGMLLLGIVLLAIGVLFQIVTLPVEFNASSRAMNQIVSLGIIKNEEERHAKKVLSAAAMTYVAAAAVAVLELLRLVLIYTGMGRDE, from the coding sequence ATGAGTTTTATCTTATACTTCGCAATATTGTTAATATTGCCATTGTATGCTCAGTTTAAAGTTAAATCTACGTATAAAAAATATGCTAAAGTTCGCTCGACTTCAGGAATGACAGGAGCTCAAGTAGCCCGAACAATTCTAGATGCAAACGGGTTACAAGATGTGAAAGTAGTGGAGATTCGTGGCTTTTTATCCGATCACTATAATCCAATGACGAAGATTGTTGCATTATCTTCTGGTAACTATCATGAAGCATCTGTTGCTGGTACGGCAATCGCGGCACATGAAGTTGGGCATGCGATTCAACATAAGGAATCTTACTCCTTTTTAAAATTTCGTCATGCACTTGTTCCAGTGGCTAACATTTCATCGAATGCCTCATGGATCTTTGTAATGATTGGGATATTTGCAAATTTAAGTGGAATGTTATTACTTGGAATAGTCTTATTAGCTATCGGCGTATTATTCCAAATCGTGACACTTCCTGTTGAATTTAATGCTTCTTCTCGAGCAATGAATCAAATCGTGTCACTTGGTATAATAAAGAACGAAGAAGAACGTCATGCGAAAAAAGTGTTAAGTGCAGCAGCGATGACATATGTTGCAGCAGCAGCTGTAGCTGTTCTTGAATTACTTCGTTTAGTGCTCATCTATACAGGTATGGGTCGCGACGAATAG
- the qcrB gene encoding menaquinol-cytochrome c reductase cytochrome b subunit yields MLNKIYDWVDERLDITPIWRDIADHEVPEHVNPAHHFSAFVYCFGGLTFFVTVIQILSGMFLTMYYVPDIENAWKSVFYLQNEVAFGEIVRGMHHWGASLVIVMMFLHTLRVFFTGSYKKPRELNWVVGVLIFGVMLGLGFTGYLLPWDMKALFATKVGIEIAASVPLIGGAIKVLLAGDEAILGAQTLTRFFAIHVFFLPAVLLGLLAAHFIMIRKQGISGPL; encoded by the coding sequence GTGCTAAACAAGATATATGATTGGGTAGATGAACGTCTGGATATTACTCCTATTTGGCGTGATATCGCGGACCACGAAGTTCCAGAACACGTTAACCCTGCACATCATTTTTCTGCATTTGTTTATTGTTTTGGTGGATTAACATTTTTCGTTACAGTGATTCAAATTCTTTCTGGAATGTTCTTAACAATGTACTACGTTCCAGATATTGAGAACGCTTGGAAATCCGTTTTTTATCTTCAAAACGAAGTAGCATTTGGTGAAATTGTGCGTGGTATGCATCACTGGGGAGCTTCCTTAGTAATCGTGATGATGTTCTTGCATACATTACGGGTATTCTTCACAGGTTCCTACAAGAAACCTCGTGAGTTGAACTGGGTAGTAGGTGTACTAATTTTCGGTGTTATGCTTGGGTTAGGTTTCACTGGATATTTACTTCCTTGGGATATGAAAGCGTTGTTTGCAACAAAAGTAGGGATTGAAATTGCTGCCTCTGTACCATTAATTGGTGGGGCAATTAAAGTATTGTTAGCTGGGGATGAAGCTATTCTTGGTGCACAGACTTTAACTCGTTTCTTTGCGATTCATGTATTCTTCTTGCCAGCAGTTCTTTTAGGACTTCTTGCAGCTCACTTTATCATGATTCGTAAACAAGGTATTTCAGGACCGTTGTAA
- a CDS encoding DUF1405 domain-containing protein produces the protein MVSLYLSVLRTILDHKLFLIVLFIVNVFGTIYGYYWYGSQLEITEPKFWLFVPDSPTASLFFSIALFGWIIGKHFRLIEAFAFISLIKYGLWAVGMNIWSEIETGPIGPIGWMLVASHFAMAVQAVLYIPKYRFRWIHVLIAAIFTLHNEMIDYVYGQMPIYRSIEQHAQLIGYLTFWLSICCILAAIAVIKKTKESKAY, from the coding sequence ATGGTGAGTTTGTATCTTTCCGTTTTACGAACTATTTTAGATCATAAATTGTTTCTAATAGTGCTTTTTATTGTGAATGTCTTCGGGACTATCTATGGTTATTATTGGTATGGATCACAATTAGAAATAACAGAACCTAAATTTTGGCTATTTGTTCCAGATAGTCCTACGGCAAGTCTCTTTTTTAGTATCGCCTTATTTGGATGGATAATAGGCAAGCATTTCCGTTTGATAGAGGCTTTCGCGTTTATCTCGCTCATCAAATATGGGTTATGGGCTGTAGGGATGAATATTTGGTCTGAGATTGAAACTGGTCCAATTGGCCCTATTGGTTGGATGCTAGTTGCTAGTCATTTCGCAATGGCGGTGCAAGCTGTTTTATATATTCCAAAGTATCGTTTTCGGTGGATCCATGTACTCATCGCAGCAATATTCACTTTACATAATGAGATGATAGATTATGTATATGGTCAAATGCCGATTTATCGTTCGATTGAACAGCATGCTCAACTTATCGGTTATTTGACGTTTTGGCTCTCTATCTGCTGTATTCTCGCTGCAATTGCCGTCATAAAAAAGACAAAAGAATCAAAGGCGTACTAG
- a CDS encoding menaquinol-cytochrome c reductase cytochrome b/c subunit: MHRGKGMKFVGDSRVPVNRKPNIPKDYSEYPGKTEAFWPNFLLKEWLVGAVFLIGYLVLTVAHPSPLERQADPTDTSYIPLPDWYFLFLYQLLKYEFASGPYNVIGAIVIPGLAFGALMLAPFLDRGPERRPFKRPLPTAFMLLAVAGIIFLTWESVVNHDWEAAKAQGEIREEAEFDDTAEGYLIYSEASCIGCHGNAFEGGLGPSLAETDKTAEEIADIAVNGIGTMPAGQWTGSDEDLQKMAQFIDELSE, encoded by the coding sequence ATGCATCGCGGAAAAGGAATGAAATTCGTCGGGGATTCACGTGTGCCTGTTAATCGCAAGCCGAACATCCCAAAAGACTATTCCGAATATCCGGGTAAAACAGAAGCTTTCTGGCCAAACTTCTTATTAAAAGAATGGTTAGTAGGGGCTGTATTCTTAATTGGATATTTAGTATTAACTGTTGCACATCCATCTCCACTTGAACGTCAAGCGGATCCAACAGATACTTCTTATATTCCATTACCGGACTGGTATTTCTTATTCTTATATCAATTATTGAAATATGAATTTGCTTCAGGACCGTATAATGTTATTGGAGCGATTGTAATCCCTGGTCTTGCGTTTGGTGCTTTGATGTTAGCTCCATTCTTAGATCGCGGACCAGAGCGTCGTCCATTTAAACGCCCGTTACCAACTGCGTTTATGTTATTAGCTGTAGCAGGTATCATTTTCCTAACTTGGGAATCTGTTGTGAACCATGATTGGGAAGCTGCAAAAGCACAAGGTGAAATTCGTGAAGAAGCAGAGTTTGATGATACTGCTGAAGGATATTTAATTTATTCCGAAGCATCATGTATCGGCTGTCATGGTAATGCTTTTGAAGGAGGACTTGGACCAAGTCTTGCTGAAACAGATAAAACAGCAGAAGAAATTGCAGATATCGCAGTAAATGGTATTGGAACAATGCCTGCTGGCCAATGGACAGGATCGGATGAAGATCTTCAAAAAATGGCGCAATTCATTGATGAATTAAGCGAATAA
- a CDS encoding YitT family protein, with protein sequence MLKGIKVKNILFIIIGAAIFSFGFVHFNIQNELGEGGFSGITLILLFAFHFDPALMNLLLNIPMFIVGWRLLGRKVFIYTVVGTVSVSVFLKIFLLYEVDIHLKNDLFLASLFAGVFVGIGLGIIFRYGGTTGGVDIIARLGHKYLGWSMGKTMFIFDAVVILLSWLTFLDSRSMMYTLVAVFVGARVIDFVQEGAYAARGAFIISDFQSEIGDRILTEMDRGVTILKGFGHFSKVDREVIYCVVGKNEIVRLKNIITSIDPHAFVSVTEVHDVMGEGFTLDEQKKPID encoded by the coding sequence GTGCTCAAAGGTATTAAAGTAAAAAATATACTCTTTATCATAATTGGTGCTGCTATTTTTAGCTTCGGATTTGTTCATTTTAATATACAGAATGAATTAGGTGAAGGTGGGTTTAGCGGTATTACACTAATCTTGTTGTTTGCTTTCCATTTTGACCCGGCGTTAATGAATCTATTGCTTAACATTCCGATGTTTATCGTTGGATGGAGGTTGTTAGGAAGAAAAGTATTTATCTATACTGTAGTCGGAACTGTTTCCGTATCAGTGTTTTTAAAAATTTTCCTCTTATATGAAGTGGATATTCATTTAAAGAACGATTTGTTCTTAGCTTCTTTATTTGCTGGTGTATTTGTCGGGATCGGATTAGGAATTATATTTCGCTATGGTGGCACTACTGGTGGAGTCGATATCATTGCACGTTTAGGTCACAAGTATCTTGGCTGGAGCATGGGAAAAACGATGTTCATTTTTGATGCTGTCGTCATTTTACTTTCGTGGTTAACATTTTTAGATTCCCGTTCTATGATGTATACCTTAGTGGCTGTTTTTGTTGGAGCTCGGGTCATAGACTTCGTTCAAGAAGGTGCATATGCTGCGAGGGGTGCATTTATCATTTCAGATTTCCAAAGCGAAATAGGAGATCGAATTTTAACGGAGATGGACCGAGGTGTAACCATATTAAAAGGATTTGGGCACTTCTCTAAAGTAGATCGAGAAGTCATCTATTGCGTAGTTGGAAAGAATGAAATTGTACGTTTAAAAAATATCATTACATCTATTGATCCTCATGCATTTGTGTCTGTAACAGAAGTACATGATGTGATGGGAGAAGGTTTTACATTAGATGAGCAGAAAAAGCCAATTGATTGA
- a CDS encoding nucleotide pyrophosphohydrolase, protein MEEKTLKNWQAEVDHYIGQFKEGYFPPFELLARMSEELGELSREVHHQYGMKKKKDTEDKSSMEEELADLLFVIICFANAEKLSLNAAMSTVMEKFRTRDEHRWTRKEE, encoded by the coding sequence ATGGAAGAGAAAACATTGAAAAATTGGCAAGCAGAAGTAGATCATTATATAGGACAATTTAAGGAAGGGTATTTTCCACCATTTGAATTGCTTGCTCGCATGTCAGAGGAATTAGGTGAACTTTCAAGAGAAGTTCATCACCAGTATGGAATGAAGAAAAAGAAAGATACAGAAGATAAAAGTTCTATGGAAGAAGAACTTGCGGATTTATTGTTTGTTATTATTTGTTTTGCAAATGCAGAGAAACTATCTCTAAATGCAGCAATGAGTACCGTAATGGAAAAATTTCGAACAAGAGATGAACATCGTTGGACAAGAAAGGAAGAATAG